In the genome of Mucilaginibacter sp. 14171R-50, the window TTTTTGGCTGCGTGGTAATAAGCACTTTCCCATTCAGATCATAAAGCGTAAGATCGGCCGAATAAGTATTGGCCAGGTCATCAAACTGAACCTTGCTGTCTTCGGTAATGCCATTTATATAATTATTGATAGGTCCGGTCTCAAACGCCGCAGCTATCTGCATTATCTTCGATCGGATGATCTTATCCTGTTGGGCCTGGTATTGCGCGCTTATAGATACGAACGTAATTATACCAACTAAGATAAGGGTTATAACAACCGCAAATATCATAGAAAACTGGATGCGTGTTTTATATAGTATCCTGTCGAAAGTAAACTTAAAGCTCCATTTAATGCGATCATTACTTACGTTAAATATCTTTACGCGTATCCATATCGTTCTTATTAGCAGCACAAGGGCGTTAAATACCAGAAAGATCACAAAAAAGAAGGTCAGCGCCGTGATATTGGATAGCAGCGCGTTATTTTCCTGGCTTACAACTATAAGGTTACGCTCACTTGGTTTATACAATAAATGGCTATAAGTGGTAAACTTCTCGGCAAAGGCAGGTTTAGTACTTTTGGTGGTTTGAACGGTGTATTTTTTTAACTCGCCTTTAAATTCCTTATTTTTTATCCTGTAAACGTAGGTGCCGCTTTGCCCTATTAGGGTGTTATCTGTATAAAAAGCGAAGGAATAGTTTTTAAATTCGTCATTGGTGCCTTTTACTTCTTTATCTATCAGCAGATCGGGGAAGGTGCCGGCAGTAAGCAATGGTTTTGACTTAAGCTCGATAACTATGGTACCTAATTTCTTGGTACCATCTAATACCGGGAGTATAGCAAAGTAGTTTTGAAGACCAAAAGACTCGTTGGGGCGGTAAAAATAATCTGAAACCTTGAAGGAGCTGTACACCACCATATCTTTAAATACCTCAAGCGAGTATTTCTTATCAACAGAGATAGGCTGATCGGCGTTATCGTATTCGTGTACCTCAAAATCGTATTTGGATAAATAGCGGTCAAAATAAAGTTTTTGCAACCGCGTTTCCAGGTAATCGGCTGTATGATCGGCGCTTTTATAATAAGAAATAAGTAACGGGTCGACAATTATTTGTTTCTCGATCTTCTTAAAAAGCAAATCGGCGGTAGCATCATCCGGCACCTCCAGTTTTTGTATTAGAACCTTTCGCAGCTCCTGTTCCTTAATAGTCTCGAAGTGGTTAAGTTTTATAGAAGCTATAACGGCGCATATAAACACAAGGCTTACAAACGAGGAAGCGGTGAGCTTACGGTCGTTATATAAAAATGAATAGCCCCTTATAATGACCAGTGCCATCCAAAGCAGGTAAAAGAAGCTAAATTCCCAGTAATAAGTTACAATGCCCGTAGTAATTATAATAGATGCAAGCAGGAGCAGCGCTTGCTGCGTTATAGGAATTGCAAGTTTAAAGCATATAGTAAGGGCTACCTCGGTTATTAGAAAGAACATTAAAAAGCTAAAGCAAAGCATTAACACCCCTACAAGGCTAAAGCCCGAAAGGTTAAGCACGTTGTTTACGTCAAAACTGATCTTTGAATTAATAACCAGTCCGTAAAAAACCTGTAACAGGTTGGTCGAGGTAATTATGAGCGATAGCACACAAGCAGCAAATACCAGGTAGCTTACTATTTTGCCGGGCGATTTTACAATAAGCTTATTACGGTAAGTGTAAACAAAGGCCACAAACCAACACATAACCAGTATGTTGGCGCAAAAATCGCCTAATGACCGGTATATGGGCGATGAAGCATATAATTGGGGACTGAATAATGATAGTTCCTGCGTAAAATACGGCCAGCCATAATGCAGGTTTACAAACCTGAATAGTACAATAAAACCGCCCAGCAGTAACAATGCCCAGTATATATGATCTTTATAGATAAGATAACGGGCAATGCTGTTTACCAACACAAATAGTGTTAATATGGCCAGCATCCAAAACCCTATTACCAAATTAAAAAAACGATGGTTAACACCTTTAACCAGCTTTAACGAGAACAAGTAAACGTTGTTGACATCGTGCACAGCGTAAACGGGTTTATCCGTAAAATCGGCTATGGCTATATTGTCATCAACAGTAAGGTCTTTATGGAAAGTATTTTTCAGGTACTCGTTTACAAAAGGATAATTGTTTTTTACGGGTATAAAAAACACTACCGAAACATTTCCCTCGGTTTTCTTGATGGTTTCATAATAGCCGTTGGATTGTTTTATAAACGAGCAGCCTTCCTTTATTTTGGCTACGTTTTTTGGGATCACCTTTGCGCCACTCCAAAAGTCGAGCGCGGCATTTTTATAAACCACTATCCATATGGCTCTTTTAACAGTAAACTCATCAATGTACGACAGCGCTTTGGAAGGGGTGTTACGCAGGTTTTTAATTTCGTTAAAAACCTTTTTGTTGCGGATAGCCGCATACACAACATTTTCTTTGCCGTGTAATTTTGTTTCTAACAGCTTTGATGTTTGGATAAGATTATTTGCAGGCGTGTAGGTACGTTCAACTACAATTGCTGTAAATGCCAAACTGGCAAATAATAATACCAGTAATACCCGTATTTTTCCCGCTGTGCTCAATCTGTTAGATATATCTGATAGGTAAAAATTGAGCCACCCGGATACCCCGGATGGCTCTGTAATTATTAAACAACTGCGCTGGCTGTGGCTGCTTCCCGGTCAACCTTCTTAACCAGCCCTTGAAGTACTTTGCCCGGGCCTACTTCGGTAAATAATGTGGCGCCATCCCTAAGCATTTGTTCAATGGTTTGTGTCCAGCGCACTGGCCCGGTTAACTGCGCTATCAGGTTATGCTTTATTTGTTCGATATCGGTATGCGGTTTGGCGTCGATGTTTTGATACACGGG includes:
- a CDS encoding ATP-binding protein, with the translated sequence MSTAGKIRVLLVLLFASLAFTAIVVERTYTPANNLIQTSKLLETKLHGKENVVYAAIRNKKVFNEIKNLRNTPSKALSYIDEFTVKRAIWIVVYKNAALDFWSGAKVIPKNVAKIKEGCSFIKQSNGYYETIKKTEGNVSVVFFIPVKNNYPFVNEYLKNTFHKDLTVDDNIAIADFTDKPVYAVHDVNNVYLFSLKLVKGVNHRFFNLVIGFWMLAILTLFVLVNSIARYLIYKDHIYWALLLLGGFIVLFRFVNLHYGWPYFTQELSLFSPQLYASSPIYRSLGDFCANILVMCWFVAFVYTYRNKLIVKSPGKIVSYLVFAACVLSLIITSTNLLQVFYGLVINSKISFDVNNVLNLSGFSLVGVLMLCFSFLMFFLITEVALTICFKLAIPITQQALLLLASIIITTGIVTYYWEFSFFYLLWMALVIIRGYSFLYNDRKLTASSFVSLVFICAVIASIKLNHFETIKEQELRKVLIQKLEVPDDATADLLFKKIEKQIIVDPLLISYYKSADHTADYLETRLQKLYFDRYLSKYDFEVHEYDNADQPISVDKKYSLEVFKDMVVYSSFKVSDYFYRPNESFGLQNYFAILPVLDGTKKLGTIVIELKSKPLLTAGTFPDLLIDKEVKGTNDEFKNYSFAFYTDNTLIGQSGTYVYRIKNKEFKGELKKYTVQTTKSTKPAFAEKFTTYSHLLYKPSERNLIVVSQENNALLSNITALTFFFVIFLVFNALVLLIRTIWIRVKIFNVSNDRIKWSFKFTFDRILYKTRIQFSMIFAVVITLILVGIITFVSISAQYQAQQDKIIRSKIMQIAAAFETGPINNYINGITEDSKVQFDDLANTYSADLTLYDLNGKVLITTQPKIYDYGLLCPQMNSRAFASLNGLQQSEVLNEEKIGLLTYKAAYTPIRNIKHETVAYLQLPYFANAADYTERIGSLLNIMINVYALVFIAIGLFAVIIARQITAPLNFIQYNLSKTIYGKKNEPIKWERNDEIGALVKEYNNMIAALENSANKLAQSERETAWREMAKQVAHEIKNPLTPLKLGLQLLDKSWKDKDPKFDQKFERFSKSFVEQIESLSSIASEFSAFAKMPDTRIERMDIFEVLGQAVTIFKQMDNVKIVFRSAGAPFFISADRDQLLRCFNNLLKNAIEATPQDKDCVINIDYLITNKNILLTIKDNGNGIPEGMREKIFEPNFTTKSSGTGLGLAFVKNSIENANGKVWFETAMDIGTTFYLSFPADSADA